In Acidobacteriota bacterium, the sequence GAACAGCGACGTGTGGTACGCGTTGATCTTCCGCAGGGCGGCGATCTTCGTCTCGTCGCCCCCGTGGTGCGAGATGGGGTGGTGCGAGTCGGAGACGCCGATCTGCGGGTAGGTCGCACCGCTCTGCTCGCGGCCGATCTGGAAGGTGATGACGCGGGTGGTGTCGGTCTGCAGGGCCAGCGTCTGCATGTCGAACATCAGCCGCGCGTGCTCGTCGTAGCTGACCGGGATGCCGGCCGGCGAATCCACCAGCGGCAACTCCCGCCCGCGCGCCTCGGCGTTCTGGATGCGCCGCTCGATCTCGCGGACCGAGTCGACGTACTCGCCCAGCTTCAGGCGGTCGCGGTGTCCGAGGTCGCCTTCCAGGGCGTGCACCTTGTCGAGCACCGAGTCGATGATGCTGCCCTGCCGCTGCAGCCGGGCCTTGCGCACGGCCGGATCGGTGCTCTCGACGCTGCCGAAGAGGCGCTCGAAGACCACGCGCGGGTTCGACTCGACGGGCAGCGGCGTCGTCGGGCTGCTCCAGGCCAGCCGGTTCTGGTAGGCGCAACTGAAGCCGACGTCGCAGGTGCCGACGCCGTTGACGGTGTCGGTGCCCTCGAGGCCGAGCTCGAGTGACGGCAGCGGCGTCTCCTGGCCGACCTGCTGGGCCAGGATCTGGTCCATCGAGGTGCCGAGCTGCAGGCTCGCGCTGCTCGTCGTCCGGAGCGGCTCGATGCCGGTCATGAACGCCCCGGCCGGCTTGGCGTGGGCGCCGGAGCCGCCCGTCCGCGAGCTCGCGCCGGTATTGTCGAGGCCGCTCAGCACCAGCAGGTGCTTCCGGTGCGCCTCCAGCGGCTTCAGCGTCGGCGTGAACTCGAAGTCCGCTCCCTCGGCCGCCGGCGTCCACCCGGCCATGATGATGCCGTTCGGCACGTACACGGTGCCGAAGCGGGCGATCGGCTTGGCCGCGGTCTTCGACAGCGCGGTGAGCGCCGGCACCATCCCGTCGAGCAGCGGCAGCGCCAAGGTGGCGCCGATGCCGCGCAGCATGGTCCGGCGGGGAATGGCCTTCTTCGCAATCATCATGACTCTGACCTCCGCATGAGGAACGGTGTGCTCTTGACGACGGACGATACGAGGGTCGACCAGGTGAGATCGCCGGGCGTCGTCTGCCGGCTGATCTGCCGGACCACCGGCATGTCGTAGTGCTCCAGGGTGCGGCCGAGGGCATACGTCAGCAGCTTCTCGGTGACCGTCTCGACGAACTGGCCCTCGCGGTTCAGGATGACGTTCCGGAGCCCGGCCAAGCCGTGGACCTCGGTCCCGTCGATCAGCGTGCCGGACGCGTTGATCGGGATCCCGGTGTCGAAAGGCGTGTTGCCGCCGTTGGTGGCCCGCCAGCGGCCGATCGCGTCGTACTGCTCGAGGGCGAACCCGAGCGGGTCGATCGTGCTGTGGCAGCTCGCGCAGACGGCGTTGTTCCGATGCTGCTCCAGCCGCTCGCGGACCGAACGGGGCGCACTGCCCTCGCTGGCGGTCGGCAGGCTCGGCACGTCCGGCGGCGGCGGCGAGGGAGGCGTGCCCAGAACGTTCTCGAGCAGCCAGACCCCGCGCACGACCGGCGACGTGCGGTTGGCGTACGACGTGATCGTGAGCAGGCTGGCGTGGCCGAGGATGCCGCCGCGGGTGTCGTCGGGGTAGTCCACGCGGCGGAAGTGCACGCCGTGCACGTCGGGAATGCCGTAGTGGCGGGCCAGCCGCTCGTTGACGAAGGTGTAGTTCGCCCGCAGGGCGTTGACCACCGGGCGGTCCTCCCGCAGCTCGTTCTCCAGGAAGAGCTCGGTCTCCTGCCACATCGCCTCGCGCAGGTTCTCGTCGAACGCGGTGTAGGTGGCCGTGTCCGGTGTCGCGTTGCGCAGCTTGCGGAGCTGCAGCCACTGGCCCGCGAAGTTCTCGACCAGCGCCTTCGAGCGGGGGTCGGCCAGCATGCGCTCGATCTGCTCGTCGAGCACTTGCGGCTCGCTCAGCCGGCCCGCCGCCGCGAGGTCGAGCAGCTCGTCGTCGGGGATGCTGCTCCAGAGGAAGAAGGACAGGCGCGAGGCGAGCTCCAGGTCGGCCAGTCGGTACGGCGTGCCCGCGGGGACGCCCGCAGGATCGGTCTCGATGCGGAACAGGAACTCCGGGTCGACCAGGAGCCGCTCGACCGCGGCCTGGATGCCCACGTCGAAGCCTCCATCGGCGCGGCCGTCGCGGTAGAAGGGCAGCAACGTCTCGACGTCCGCGGCGGTCGCCGGCCGGCGATAGGCCTGCCGCGCCAACGTGGAGAGGATCGTGCGCGCGCAGCGCTCCTCCTCCGCGGCGCCGCCGGTCGGCTCGCAGACGAACAGGCGCTCCCGGCTCGGCAGCCCGGCCGCGCCGGTGGGGTTGTACGGGCCGATGATCTGGACCTCCGAGACGCCCGGGTTGCCCTCCTGGAACTCGTTCTGTCCATAGGAGTACGTCGAGCGGTCGAGCGGCAGGGGCAGGATCCCTTCCGGCAGTGCGGGGCGCCGGTGGAAGGAGAGTCCGACCTGGTGCCGGCCCGCGGAGACCGACGTGCGCACCTCCAGCCCCTCGTCGGCGTGCAGCGAGTACAGCTCCCACTCGGGGAAGGAGCTCGAGTCGTAGATGCTCTCGAACTTGCCGGCGTAGCCCATCGGCGGGCGCTGGCCCTGCTCCCAGTCGCGGCCGACGGTGAAGCCGCCGACCCGCTCGCCGTCCACGCGGACGTCGAGCTCGTGCGCCCTGCCGAGGCCGCGCACGTAGCCGTACTCCTGCTTCCGCAGGCTGAACCGGATGATGTACTCGCCGTCGACCGGAAAGTGGTGCTCGATGGCGACGCCGCCGCGCGACCCGAACGGCAGGTCGTCGCTGACGGGTCCGTCCTGGTCCACCGCGCCGTGGATGGGATAGACCTCGGACACGGCGCGCACGCTCGTATCGCCCACGACGAGCTGGCTGATGCGCCGCGCCGCGGCCAGATAGCGCTCGATCAGGGTCGGGGAGACGGAGAGGACCTCGGCGATGTTGTCGAAGCCCTCCTGCTCGTCGTCGGCCGGGAGCAGGGCGTTGACGTCGATCTCGAGGCCGAAGATGTCGCGGATGGCGTTGGCGTACTCCGCCCGGTTCAGGCGGTGTACGGCGGGCCGGCCGGGATCGGGACTCTCCAGGCCCGCCCGGTCGAGCTCGGCTTCCAGCCACTCGATGAACCCGTGGGTCGTCGCGGCGGCCGGGCGCGGCCGGCCGGCCGGCGGCATCGCGTTCGCGCGCAGCCGGCGGATCACGTGCTCCCAGGTGGCCGCGTTCGTCTCCACCTGCGAGACGTCCAGCGTGTCGAGGGCCAGCCCCGCGGTCAACGTGCGCCGGTTGTGGCAGGCCACGCAGTAGCGGTTGAGCAGGGCCCGCGCCTCGGCGGCGCCGGTCTCGGCTTCGTGCTGCGCGGCGGGCCGGGGCTCCGCGCGCAGGTCGAGCTGCGCGGCGCCGATGAGGGCCGCCATTCCCACGCCCGCGAGTATCCAGCGTGACATCGTTGCGCCTCCGTGAAGAGCCCCTCGTGTCCTGTCCGATCCGGGGCTCGGTTCCGTTCCCGCGGTTCGCGTCAATCCCGGCTCGCCAATCGCGCCAGATGCTGTTCCAGGAGATCGCGCGGCGTCGTGCCGTCCTCGGTCTCCCAGTCCAGATCGGCCCCGAGGCCGACCAGGTAGTCGACCACGCTCGTGAATCCGTACCGCGCCGCCGCGTGCAGGGCGGTCTCGCCCGCGCGGATCGTCTCGCGCATCGTCGCGTCGGCCCCCGCGTCGACGGCGGCCTTGACGGTTTCCAGCACGAGCTCTTCGTCGCTCCACTGGGCGATGACCAGTTCCGGCGCGATCAGCCGGCTGCGGCGGGTGGTGCTGCGGCTGAGTCCGTGGCCGACCGCCGCCATCAGTGCCGTCGTGCCGTCGTCCGTACGCGCGAGCGGGTCGGCGCCCGCCGCGGCGATCATCCGGGCGAGCTCCGGCTCCAGGTACTTGGCCGCCAGCAGGAACGGCGTGGCGCCCTTCTCGCGGAGCGTGAAGACGAACTCGTAGGTCCAGCGGGGCACCGGCGTGCTCCGCGTCAGGCGCGCGTTTGGGTCCGCGCCGCGGGCCAGCAGCATTCTCGCCAGGGAGTGGTCGGCGCGCAGGACCGCCGCGTGCAGCGCGGTGTAGCCTGCGCCGCCGGCGTTGGGATTGGCGCCGCGGGCCAGCAGGAACTCCGCGAGCCGGGGATGGCCGCTCATGCTCGCCAGCACCAGCGCGCTGTTGCCGTCCGCGCCGGTCTCGTCGACGTCGGCGCCCGCGTTCAGCAGGCGGCGGGCGGAGTCGACGTCGCCGTGGCGCGCCGCGAACAGCAGCGGGGTGAAGCCCCCGGCGTCGAAGTGGGTGGCCCCGGCCGGGCTGGTCGTGCTGCGCAGGCCCGTGCCCCGGAATTGCCGCCTCGTAATCGTGCGGGCGTCGATTGCCGCGCCGTGATCGAGCAGCACGCGCGTGACGTCGGGCTGGAGGTGGGCGGCGGCCCACATCAGGGCGGTCTGCCCGTTCTCCGGCTCGGTGGCGTCGATGTCGGCCCCGTGCTCGATCAGCGCCTCCACGGCCACCGGATCGCCCGTCGCCGTGCAGCGCATCAGCACCGTCTCGCCCGCCAGGAGCCCGCGGTCGGCGTCCGCGCCGGCGGCGAGCAGGCGCTGTACGATCCCGGTGTTGCGGCTGGCGCAGGCGACCCACAGCGGCGTGGCGCCGAGATCGTTGGCGGCGTCGACGTTCGCGCCGGATCCGATCAGCCGGTTCACGGTGGGGAGGTCGTTCCAGTGCGCCGCCCAGTGCAGCGCCGTCGCGCCGTCGCCCTGCCGGGTGTCGGCGTCGACGCCGCGGTCCAGGAGGATGCCGACCGTGGCCCAGTCCCGGTCCTTCGCCGCGTCGACGATCTGCCGGTCGGAGTTGCCCGCGGCCGGAGCCACCGCCCACGCGCTGCACAGGAGCCCCGCGGCGGCGAGCCGGACGCACTGCTGCCTGATTGTCACGAGCATCCGTCATGATAGCCTCGCGCGGAGCGTGATCCAACCGTTTTTCACCCGTCAATCGACATTTCCGCTCGGGGAGAGGAGCGTCGCATGGCAACCGGACTCGATCGCCGCCAGTTCGTGAAGTCCGCCACGGTCGGCCTGGTCGCCGCCGCGCCCGGTTCCGCCCTCGGCCGCGCCCCGGCGGTTCGGACGTCGCGCCGCGTCTCGCCGGTGGTCATCGCGTCGGGTAACGGCCACCGCCATACGAACGGTGGGACGGAGACGTGCGTGGAGACCGCGTTCCGCCTGATGACCTCCGGCGCGGACGTGCTCGATGCGCTGATCGCGGGTGTGAACATCGTCGAGCTCGATCCGGAGGACGCCAGCGTCGGCTACGGCGGGCGTCCCAACGCGGACGGCGTCGTGCAGCTCGATGCGTGCTGCATGCACGGTCCCAAGCGGCGGGCCGGCGGGGTCGCGGCGCTCGAAGGGGTGCGCACGCCGTCGAACGTGGCGCAGATGGTCGCCGACCTGACCGACCATCACCTGCTGGTCGGGGCCGGGGCGCAACGGTTCGCGCGCCAGATGGGGTTCACCGTCGAGGATGACCTGAACACGGACCGCTCGCGGCGCATGTGGCTGGAGTGGAAGCGCCGCACCGATCCCGGCCACTACCTGGATCCCGACCGCGGCGCCGGCGGTAACGAAGCCGGCGCCGACGCCGCGGCGCGCGGGCGCGAGGTCGACGACGTCATGCTGGCCGACGGGGTCATCACCGAAGAAGAGCTGTACGGCACCATCAACTGCGACGGTATCAACGCGGCGGGCGAGATCTGCGGGGTCACGACGACGAGCGGCCTGGCCTGGAAGATTCCCGGCCGCGTGGGCGACTCGCCGATCCTGGGCGCGGGCCTGTACGTGGACAACGCGGTGGGCGCGGCCGGCTCCACCGGCCGCGGCGAGGCCAATCTCTACAACCTGGCGTCGTTCCTCATCGTCGAGCGGATGCGGGAGGGCGCGCATCCGATGGATGCCGGGATGGAGGCGTTGCGCCGCGTGCAGTCCAACACGGTCGAGTCCCGCTTGTTGAACGCTCGTGGACTGCCCGCATTCGGCCTGACGTTCTACGTCCTGGACCGGCAGGGCCGCTATGCCGGCGTGTCCATGTACGCGAGCGAAACGAGCCGGTACGCCGTGTGCACCGAGAACGGCGCCGAGCTGCTGCCGCTGGAGCCGCTTCTCGACGGATCCGTGCGGGACTGAGGTGCGCAGATCCGGCCGCGGTCGCGCCCGCCGACCGCAGCCGGACAAGCGTTCCGGCGTCGGCTACGGACCTTCGCTGGCCGCGGCCTCGTCGGCGCGCGACCCGGTCAGCATGTTGAACATCCCGTAGTTGCCCTCGTGGCACGCGAACTCGTACATCGGCAGGGGCTGGCGCGCGTACGGCAGGGCGCCCGACCAGGGCCGTGTCCATGTCTCGGGATCGTCGATGGTGAACGTGTAGCCGAGCGTGTCGGGACCGGTGCGCGTGAAGCGCTCGGTCACCGTCGCGGCTTCGCTGAGCTTCCCCCGCGACAGCGAGTGCTCGGGGCGGCTCCAGCGCCGGATGAACGGCTCGCGCAGGTTGGTGGTCTCGACGATCAGGGTGTCGCCCTCCCAGCGGCCGCGCGAGCTGCCCGCGAACTGGCGGATGCCGGCCGGCAGGTGGGGCCGGTCGTCGAGGTAGATGACCCGCAGATCGTGGATGTGCTCCTGCAGGATCGCGATGTAGTCGGCTGTCTGGAAGAAATGGAAGTTGTTGTTGTATCCGGTCGGGATCGACGGGATCCCGCGGTACCAGAGGCAGCGCTCGCTCAGGCCCATGTCCTCCGGACCTTCGGCCGGCACGGTGCCGTTCTGCGCAGCGGCCAGGCGCACCGACTCCGGCGACGTAATGCGGGCGAGCGCCTCCGGGGTCAGCGGGGGCAGGCGCCCGTTCTCCGGATCGGTGATGATCGACGTGCGGTTGGTGCCGACCACCGACGTGTTCTGTTCCGTCCAGTAGCTGTTGTACGCCCCGACGTTGCCGCCGACCGGCAGCGGCTCGGTGCGCACCTCGCTCGGGGCGTTCTGGCTGTCCACGCGGGCCTGCGCCTGCTGCTCGATCTCGGCGACTTCCTCGGGGCTGAGAAACGCCTGCCCGGCCAGGTCCTCCGGGCGTTCCAACGGCGTGATCGTGCCGTTGTTCCAGATGGCGTTTATGTCCGGATGGCCCCAGGGGGTGCGCGGCGCCGTCCAGTCGGCGTCCGGCGACTGGGCCTGCGCCGCGACCGTCGCCGGCGCCAGGGTCACGAGTGCCAGCATGGTCACGAGCGCGGCCGAGAGCTTCACGGTTCGCTGGATCATCTCAACCTCCTTGCCGGTCCGGGGCGCTTGGCGACTCTGCTCCGGAGCCCGGCTTCGTGTCGCGAGGGTCTCTGCGCGGCAGGATACACCCGCTTGCGGTCGCGGGGCACTCGCGCGAAGGCCGCGATTTCGGACTAACCTTGACGCATGTCCACTCTCGCTCCCGCGGCGCCGACCTCGACGGTCGGGGTCGCCATGCCGGGCTCGTCGTCGCGCGCTGCGTCCGCGGTCGTACCCTGGCCCTTGTGGGCCGTCGCCTTCGCGTCCACGAGCGTCATCGTCGGCGTGATCTGGGACATCTCCTGGCACCGGTCCATCGGCCGCGACTCGTTCTGGACGCCCGCCCACATGGCGATCTATCTCGGCGGCGTCGTGGCCGGCTTGTCGTGCGGCTGGCTGGTGCTGCACACCACGTTCGCCGGCAGCGCACGCGAGCGGGCCGCCGCCGTCTCGTTCTGGGGCTTCCGCGGCCCGCTGGGCGCCTGGGTCTGCATCTGGGGCGCGCTGGCGATGGTCGTCTCGGCCCCGCTCGACGACTGGTGGCACAACGCGTACGGTCTCGACGTCGAGATACTGAGTCCGCCCCACATCGTGCTCGCATTCGGCATAAACGCGGTCGCCGTCGGTGCCATGCTGATGGCGCTGGCCCGCCAGAACGCCGCGCCGGCCGCCGGTCGCGTGCTGCAAATGCTGTTCGCGTACACCGGCGGTTTCCTGATCCTGCAGGCGGCGACGCTCTTCATGGAGTACATCGGGATTCCGAACCTGCAGCACGGAACGCGCTACTTCTTCACCAGCGCCGCGATCTTTCCCTTCCTGCTGGTGGGAATCGCACGCGGCGCCGCCTCGCGCTGGGGAGCCACCGCGGCGGCGGGCGTCTACATGGGCGTCACGATGCTCATGATCTGGATCCTGCAGCTCTTTCCGGCGCAGCCGATGCTGGCGCCCATCATGCGGCAGATCGATAACATGGTGCCGCCGTCGTTTCCGATCCTCCTGCTGGCGCCGGCTTTTGTAGTGGATCTCATCGTCAATCGCGTGCCCGCCGGGGCGGGCCGCCTGCGTTGGGGCGCAACCGCCGTCGGAGCCGGCATCGCCGCCATGCTCGCGCTGACTGCCGTGCAGTGGCCGTTCGCGGAGTTTCTGCTCGCCGAGCCGGCCCGCAACTTCTTCTTCGCCGCCGACCAGTTCGGCTACAGCCGCGCGCCGGGTGCCTACCAGTACGTGTTCTGGGGCCGCCCGATGACCGCGGCGGCCGCGGGCTGGACGGGGCTGATCGCCGCCGGGTCGGCCCTGTGCGGCCTCTGGATGGGCAACTGGATGGCGCGCGTGCGGAGGTAGCATGAGCGCCTCGCGCAGTGTTCTCGCGCCCGTGGACGGCAGTCGCCGGCTTGCCCGGAGCGGTGTCGCGCGCCGCACGGGCGCCGCAGTCCTGATCGTCACCGGCCTGATCGCGGCCGCCGGGTCGACCGCGTCGGCCCACGTCGGCACCTCGAACGCCTACTTCGACGGGGCCGCCGGCCCCTACCGCGTCCGCGTCATCGTTCGGACCCCCGGCGTGATCCCCGGCCTCGCGCAGGCTTCGGTCCGGGTCCTCGGCGGCGAGCGCGTGGAGCGCGTGACGCTCCGGCCGCTGCGATCCGACGTCGGGCTGGAAGGCGCGCCACCCCCGGACGTCGCCGGTCCCGTGCCCGGCGAGGCGGGCCTGTACAGCGGCGAGCTGTGGCTGATGACCGCCGGTTCGTACAGCGTGGAGGTCGGCGTGGCCGGGGCCGCCGGCGAGGGGACCGTCTTCGTG encodes:
- a CDS encoding DUF1552 domain-containing protein is translated as MMIAKKAIPRRTMLRGIGATLALPLLDGMVPALTALSKTAAKPIARFGTVYVPNGIIMAGWTPAAEGADFEFTPTLKPLEAHRKHLLVLSGLDNTGASSRTGGSGAHAKPAGAFMTGIEPLRTTSSASLQLGTSMDQILAQQVGQETPLPSLELGLEGTDTVNGVGTCDVGFSCAYQNRLAWSSPTTPLPVESNPRVVFERLFGSVESTDPAVRKARLQRQGSIIDSVLDKVHALEGDLGHRDRLKLGEYVDSVREIERRIQNAEARGRELPLVDSPAGIPVSYDEHARLMFDMQTLALQTDTTRVITFQIGREQSGATYPQIGVSDSHHPISHHGGDETKIAALRKINAYHTSLF
- a CDS encoding DUF1592 domain-containing protein, yielding MSRWILAGVGMAALIGAAQLDLRAEPRPAAQHEAETGAAEARALLNRYCVACHNRRTLTAGLALDTLDVSQVETNAATWEHVIRRLRANAMPPAGRPRPAAATTHGFIEWLEAELDRAGLESPDPGRPAVHRLNRAEYANAIRDIFGLEIDVNALLPADDEQEGFDNIAEVLSVSPTLIERYLAAARRISQLVVGDTSVRAVSEVYPIHGAVDQDGPVSDDLPFGSRGGVAIEHHFPVDGEYIIRFSLRKQEYGYVRGLGRAHELDVRVDGERVGGFTVGRDWEQGQRPPMGYAGKFESIYDSSSFPEWELYSLHADEGLEVRTSVSAGRHQVGLSFHRRPALPEGILPLPLDRSTYSYGQNEFQEGNPGVSEVQIIGPYNPTGAAGLPSRERLFVCEPTGGAAEEERCARTILSTLARQAYRRPATAADVETLLPFYRDGRADGGFDVGIQAAVERLLVDPEFLFRIETDPAGVPAGTPYRLADLELASRLSFFLWSSIPDDELLDLAAAGRLSEPQVLDEQIERMLADPRSKALVENFAGQWLQLRKLRNATPDTATYTAFDENLREAMWQETELFLENELREDRPVVNALRANYTFVNERLARHYGIPDVHGVHFRRVDYPDDTRGGILGHASLLTITSYANRTSPVVRGVWLLENVLGTPPSPPPPDVPSLPTASEGSAPRSVRERLEQHRNNAVCASCHSTIDPLGFALEQYDAIGRWRATNGGNTPFDTGIPINASGTLIDGTEVHGLAGLRNVILNREGQFVETVTEKLLTYALGRTLEHYDMPVVRQISRQTTPGDLTWSTLVSSVVKSTPFLMRRSES
- a CDS encoding N(4)-(beta-N-acetylglucosaminyl)-L-asparaginase; this encodes MATGLDRRQFVKSATVGLVAAAPGSALGRAPAVRTSRRVSPVVIASGNGHRHTNGGTETCVETAFRLMTSGADVLDALIAGVNIVELDPEDASVGYGGRPNADGVVQLDACCMHGPKRRAGGVAALEGVRTPSNVAQMVADLTDHHLLVGAGAQRFARQMGFTVEDDLNTDRSRRMWLEWKRRTDPGHYLDPDRGAGGNEAGADAAARGREVDDVMLADGVITEEELYGTINCDGINAAGEICGVTTTSGLAWKIPGRVGDSPILGAGLYVDNAVGAAGSTGRGEANLYNLASFLIVERMREGAHPMDAGMEALRRVQSNTVESRLLNARGLPAFGLTFYVLDRQGRYAGVSMYASETSRYAVCTENGAELLPLEPLLDGSVRD